In Brevibacillus brevis, a genomic segment contains:
- a CDS encoding response regulator transcription factor yields the protein MEAENLLKVAPLLWTQASNSRTIKGVKGNEVKPVYQPEEIRILIIDDEPSILKFLSLGLQNEGYQVLTAEDGISGVNAAQEYQPHIVILDVMMPGIDGYEVCKLLKNMGAVAIIMLTAKDEVEDRVKGLTLGADDYMSKPFSFQELLARIHARIRNQFPHMVGEMQIGPFRIDDRRKEIRYDQRVLSLSATEYELLKYLVVNHGIVLSKATILDKVWGYDFGGQENIVEVYIRSLREKLDDREHQLIRTIRGSGYRVDLP from the coding sequence ATGGAAGCTGAAAATCTCCTGAAAGTTGCCCCGCTCCTGTGGACGCAGGCATCAAACAGTCGCACAATCAAGGGAGTGAAAGGAAACGAGGTGAAGCCCGTGTACCAGCCTGAAGAGATACGCATTCTGATCATAGATGACGAGCCGAGCATCCTGAAGTTCCTCTCCCTGGGCCTGCAAAACGAAGGCTATCAAGTGCTGACGGCCGAGGACGGCATATCGGGAGTCAATGCCGCACAGGAATACCAGCCCCACATCGTCATACTCGATGTCATGATGCCCGGCATTGACGGCTACGAAGTATGCAAGCTGCTGAAAAACATGGGCGCTGTCGCCATCATCATGCTGACGGCCAAAGACGAGGTGGAGGATCGGGTAAAGGGACTGACCCTCGGGGCGGACGACTACATGAGCAAGCCATTCAGTTTTCAGGAGCTGCTCGCAAGGATCCATGCCCGCATTCGCAACCAGTTTCCCCATATGGTGGGCGAAATGCAGATCGGACCTTTCCGCATCGACGATCGCCGCAAGGAAATCCGCTACGATCAGCGGGTCTTGTCCCTCTCCGCCACGGAGTACGAGCTGTTGAAATACCTCGTGGTCAACCACGGTATCGTCCTCAGCAAGGCGACCATCCTGGACAAAGTGTGGGGGTACGATTTTGGGGGCCAGGAAAACATCGTAGAGGTGTACATCCGCTCGCTGCGCGAGAAGCTGGATGACCGCGAGCATCAGTTGATCCGCACCATCCGCGGCTCCGGCTACCGGGTGGATCTGCCATGA
- a CDS encoding PepSY-associated TM helix domain-containing protein, with protein sequence MKNTRQLHLWIGIITSLFILIEAVTGLLLSEPWLIGSQSHEEGRKMVMSSAAAPAQSSGAVGDDEKSTNTSMAFPQRGDQQSSLMGVIRGLHEGKFAGANLRILVDVTAIGLIVLTVTGLTLSVKTLRAQRIRRKKALMSQHGATLLEK encoded by the coding sequence ATGAAAAATACACGCCAGCTGCACTTGTGGATTGGCATCATCACGTCGCTGTTTATCCTGATCGAGGCGGTCACCGGGCTGCTCTTGTCCGAGCCCTGGCTTATCGGATCGCAGTCTCATGAGGAAGGACGCAAAATGGTCATGAGCAGCGCTGCGGCACCCGCCCAATCAAGCGGGGCAGTCGGGGATGATGAGAAAAGCACCAATACTAGTATGGCTTTCCCGCAACGGGGAGATCAGCAATCGAGTCTAATGGGAGTGATCAGGGGCCTGCATGAAGGGAAATTTGCAGGAGCCAACTTGCGGATCCTGGTCGATGTGACCGCGATCGGCTTGATTGTGCTGACAGTGACAGGGCTCACGCTGTCGGTAAAAACGCTGAGGGCGCAGCGAATCCGACGCAAGAAAGCCTTGATGTCCCAGCACGGAGCAACGCTGTTGGAAAAGTAA